In Acidaminococcus timonensis, one DNA window encodes the following:
- the hpt gene encoding hypoxanthine phosphoribosyltransferase: MNDKIERVLIDEKTLKARIAEMGAQISRDYAGEELVVIGLLKGAAYFLTELTEHITVPVRIDFIKASSYGSGTKSSGKVDIDYDTSRNIAGKNILLVDDVVDTGLTLKAVGELFHNRNPKSLKFAAMLDKKERRLVKVLPDYAGFEIPDEFVVGFGLDYDEEFRNLPYIGILKRSVYEK, translated from the coding sequence ATGAACGACAAAATTGAAAGAGTCCTGATTGATGAGAAAACCCTGAAAGCCCGTATTGCTGAAATGGGTGCCCAGATCAGCCGGGATTATGCCGGGGAAGAACTGGTGGTCATCGGCCTGCTGAAGGGCGCTGCCTACTTCCTGACGGAACTGACGGAACACATCACGGTGCCGGTGCGCATCGACTTCATCAAGGCTTCTTCCTATGGGTCCGGTACGAAATCCTCCGGGAAAGTGGATATCGACTATGATACCAGCCGGAACATTGCCGGCAAGAATATCCTGCTGGTGGATGATGTGGTGGATACGGGCCTGACTCTGAAGGCCGTGGGTGAATTGTTCCACAACCGCAATCCCAAATCTCTGAAATTTGCAGCCATGCTGGACAAGAAAGAACGCCGGCTGGTGAAAGTACTGCCCGATTATGCCGGGTTTGAGATCCCCGATGAATTTGTGGTGGGATTCGGCCTGGATTACGATGAAGAATTCCGGAACCTGCCCTATATCGGCATCCTGAAACGTTCCGTCTATGAAAAATAA
- the tilS gene encoding tRNA lysidine(34) synthetase TilS, with the protein MSILEDSMKKLVAASPLWQPQTTVIAACSGGADSLALTDAMAKQGEEDQVKVLVVHVQHHLRGEEAERDARLVEDYCGQNGLEFRRMDVDAGELAEEKGLSLEDAARRLRYEALETCRKEADAGAIFLAHHRDDQAETVLLNLLRGAGTRGLRGMLPVSGYLARPFLGITRRDTEAYCEEQGLTYCQDSSNSDLTLKRNWVRQKLLPLLETQNPQIRRQLAQAAALAADDEAYLEHQAQRYIDCYGREVFDTWDIKVEKEFAALPPALQSRVIRILARNVGGAEIGYEHVRKILDMIARGVGNKALDVPGGVRLIYLNGRLMVGKNQRSREEERAAKLAQKERQRNERQN; encoded by the coding sequence GTGAGTATTCTGGAAGACAGTATGAAGAAACTGGTGGCAGCTTCTCCACTCTGGCAGCCTCAAACCACAGTGATCGCTGCCTGCAGCGGGGGCGCCGACTCCCTGGCCCTGACCGATGCCATGGCCAAACAGGGAGAAGAGGACCAGGTCAAGGTCCTGGTGGTCCATGTACAGCACCATCTCCGGGGCGAAGAAGCTGAACGGGATGCCCGGCTGGTGGAAGACTATTGCGGACAGAACGGCCTGGAATTCAGACGGATGGATGTGGACGCCGGGGAACTGGCCGAAGAAAAAGGCCTTTCTCTTGAGGATGCGGCCCGCCGGCTGCGCTATGAAGCCCTGGAAACCTGCCGGAAGGAAGCGGATGCCGGGGCCATTTTCCTGGCCCATCACCGGGATGATCAGGCAGAAACGGTGCTGCTGAACCTGCTGCGGGGTGCCGGTACCCGGGGCCTGCGGGGGATGCTGCCGGTGAGCGGATACCTGGCCCGGCCCTTTCTGGGCATTACCCGGCGGGATACGGAGGCGTACTGCGAAGAGCAGGGGCTGACCTACTGCCAGGACAGCAGCAACAGTGATCTGACCCTGAAACGGAACTGGGTACGGCAGAAACTGCTGCCCCTCCTGGAGACCCAGAATCCCCAGATCCGCAGGCAACTGGCCCAGGCAGCCGCCCTGGCGGCTGATGACGAGGCCTATCTGGAACACCAGGCCCAGCGGTACATCGACTGTTACGGCCGGGAGGTATTCGACACCTGGGATATCAAGGTGGAGAAGGAATTCGCTGCCTTGCCTCCGGCCCTCCAGAGCCGGGTGATCCGGATCCTGGCCCGGAATGTGGGTGGCGCAGAAATCGGTTATGAACATGTCCGGAAAATCCTGGATATGATTGCCAGGGGCGTGGGCAACAAAGCCCTGGATGTCCCCGGCGGTGTCCGGCTGATCTATCTGAACGGCCGGCTGATGGTGGGAAAGAACCAGCGGTCCCGGGAAGAGGAACGGGCTGCCAAGTTAGCACAAAAGGAGCGTCAAAGAAATGAACGACAAAATTGA
- a CDS encoding S1 RNA-binding domain-containing protein encodes MALEKGAVVDGIVTGITNFGAFVSLPENKVGLIHISEVSNVFVKDVHDFLKVKDKVTVKVVSVDEKGKIGLSLKALMPPAPMPERKPGHSFENRHFEGKRFEGGNKHFEGGKRFEGKKRFEGKSFHGAPRPMGPMSFEDKLSKFLKESDDRLLDLKRNTESKRGGRGARRGD; translated from the coding sequence ATGGCTTTGGAAAAAGGCGCAGTAGTAGATGGGATCGTCACCGGGATTACGAATTTCGGTGCATTTGTGTCGTTACCCGAAAATAAGGTTGGTTTGATTCACATTTCTGAGGTTTCCAATGTCTTCGTCAAGGATGTACATGATTTCCTCAAAGTGAAAGACAAAGTCACCGTCAAGGTGGTTTCGGTGGATGAAAAAGGCAAGATCGGCCTTTCTCTGAAAGCCCTGATGCCGCCGGCTCCCATGCCGGAACGGAAACCGGGCCATTCTTTCGAAAACAGACATTTTGAAGGAAAACGCTTCGAAGGTGGAAACAAGCACTTCGAAGGCGGCAAACGGTTCGAGGGCAAGAAGCGGTTCGAAGGCAAATCCTTCCACGGAGCTCCCCGGCCCATGGGTCCCATGAGCTTCGAAGACAAGCTTTCCAAGTTCTTAAAGGAAAGCGATGATCGTCTGCTGGATCTGAAACGGAATACGGAATCCAAACGGGGCGGCCGTGGTGCTCGCAGAGGAGATTGA
- a CDS encoding heavy metal translocating P-type ATPase, which translates to MKQYIVTGMTCAACQAHVEKAVAGVPGVKSVSVSLLTNSMGVDGTASDTDIIKAVEDAGYGASVKGASQAKQGLAEKLAADEEALKDHETPRLRRRLLTSLGFLFVLMYLTMGHNMLDWPVPALLDGNHLGLMLTQMLLAIIVMLINRDFYTSGFKTLLHGAPNMDTLVALGSSVSFLWSLGVFYEITYLTVHGAPFEALHHMYMHELYFETAAMIPSLITLGKMLEAMSKGRTTDALKGLMKLAPKTAVLIRDGREVTVSIDDVQKGDIFAVRPGENIPVDGVVVKGTSAVNESALTGESLPVDKKPGDKVSTATINQSGYLECEATRVGEDTTLSQIIKLVSDAAATKAPIARIADKVSAVFVPAIIGIAVLTTIGWLIAGVPASQAISYGIAVLVVACPCALGLATPVAIMVGSGVGAKNGILFKTSQSLEMAGKVNIVALDKTGTITKGQPKVTDVVPAAGYTKETLLQLAFDLEQKSEHPLARAVVEEARAQNLQAEAVDAFQALPGNGLQVVRNGSKLLGGSLTYLESLGMVGADMKARAAELAGQGKTPLLFARDGKLAGMIAVADVIKEDSAGAIQELKNMGIEVVMVTGDNERTAETIGRQAGVDRVIAGVLPEGKESVIRQLQKAGTVAMVGDGINDAPALTRADLGIAIGAGADVAIDSADIVLMNSRLTDVSAAVRLSRGTVRNIHENLFWAFFYNVLLIPCAAGLYSFKMNPMLGAAAMSISSFTVCMNALRLNLFKIHDASHDKKRENRARAMVESETFQVAGPQVAADGGHTVVLDVKGMMCAHCEAHVKKNLEALDGVISAKADHTTGRVEVRESREVPENDFKSAILKAGYEYEGIEA; encoded by the coding sequence ATGAAGCAATATATTGTTACCGGCATGACCTGTGCAGCCTGTCAGGCCCATGTGGAAAAGGCCGTAGCCGGTGTACCGGGCGTGAAAAGCGTTTCGGTTTCCCTGCTCACCAACAGCATGGGTGTGGATGGGACGGCCTCCGATACGGATATCATCAAGGCGGTGGAAGACGCCGGCTATGGTGCTTCCGTCAAGGGGGCGTCCCAGGCCAAACAGGGGCTGGCCGAAAAACTGGCCGCCGATGAAGAGGCCCTGAAGGATCATGAGACGCCCCGGTTGCGCCGTCGTCTTCTGACCTCCCTGGGTTTCCTGTTCGTGCTCATGTATCTGACCATGGGGCACAACATGCTGGATTGGCCGGTACCGGCTCTCCTGGACGGGAACCATCTGGGACTGATGCTGACCCAGATGCTGCTGGCCATCATCGTCATGCTCATCAACAGGGATTTTTACACCAGCGGGTTCAAGACCCTGCTCCATGGGGCACCCAACATGGATACCCTGGTGGCACTGGGGTCTTCCGTTTCGTTCCTGTGGTCCCTGGGGGTGTTCTATGAAATCACCTATCTGACGGTCCATGGTGCTCCTTTTGAAGCGCTCCACCATATGTATATGCACGAGCTGTATTTCGAAACGGCAGCCATGATCCCCTCCCTGATCACTCTGGGTAAGATGCTGGAAGCCATGAGCAAGGGCCGGACCACCGACGCCCTGAAAGGCCTTATGAAACTGGCTCCCAAGACGGCTGTACTGATCCGGGATGGCAGGGAAGTCACCGTTTCCATCGATGATGTGCAGAAAGGCGACATTTTCGCCGTCCGTCCCGGAGAAAACATCCCGGTGGATGGGGTGGTGGTCAAGGGGACTTCGGCTGTGAACGAAAGCGCTCTGACCGGGGAAAGCCTGCCGGTGGACAAGAAACCGGGGGACAAGGTTTCCACAGCCACCATCAACCAGTCCGGGTATCTGGAATGTGAAGCCACCCGGGTAGGGGAAGACACCACCCTGAGCCAGATCATCAAACTGGTCAGTGATGCGGCTGCCACCAAGGCTCCCATTGCCCGGATCGCCGATAAGGTTTCCGCGGTGTTCGTTCCTGCCATCATCGGCATCGCCGTGCTTACCACCATCGGCTGGCTGATTGCCGGTGTGCCGGCTTCCCAGGCCATCAGCTACGGGATTGCCGTGCTGGTGGTGGCATGCCCCTGTGCCCTGGGCCTGGCAACCCCTGTGGCCATCATGGTGGGCAGCGGCGTAGGTGCCAAAAATGGCATCCTGTTCAAGACGTCCCAGTCCCTGGAAATGGCCGGGAAAGTGAACATCGTGGCCCTGGATAAGACCGGGACCATCACCAAGGGCCAGCCCAAGGTCACCGATGTGGTCCCGGCTGCTGGCTATACGAAGGAAACCCTGCTGCAGCTGGCTTTTGACCTGGAACAGAAGTCCGAACATCCTCTGGCCAGGGCTGTGGTGGAAGAAGCCCGGGCACAGAACCTGCAGGCCGAGGCTGTGGATGCCTTCCAGGCCCTGCCGGGCAACGGGCTGCAGGTGGTCCGGAACGGCAGCAAGCTGCTGGGCGGCAGCCTGACGTATCTGGAGTCCCTGGGAATGGTAGGAGCTGACATGAAGGCCCGTGCCGCAGAACTGGCCGGCCAGGGCAAGACTCCGCTGCTGTTTGCCAGAGATGGAAAGCTGGCCGGGATGATCGCCGTAGCCGACGTGATCAAGGAAGATTCGGCCGGGGCCATCCAGGAACTGAAGAACATGGGCATCGAAGTGGTCATGGTCACCGGGGATAATGAACGGACCGCCGAAACCATCGGCAGACAGGCCGGGGTGGACCGGGTGATCGCCGGGGTCCTGCCGGAAGGCAAGGAAAGCGTGATCCGCCAGCTGCAGAAAGCCGGTACAGTGGCCATGGTGGGGGACGGCATCAACGATGCACCGGCCCTGACCCGGGCTGATCTGGGCATTGCCATCGGAGCCGGCGCCGATGTGGCCATAGATTCTGCCGACATCGTACTGATGAACAGCAGACTGACCGACGTATCCGCAGCGGTACGGCTGAGCCGCGGCACAGTACGGAACATCCATGAGAATCTGTTCTGGGCCTTCTTCTACAACGTCCTGCTGATTCCCTGCGCAGCCGGATTGTATTCCTTCAAGATGAACCCCATGCTGGGGGCTGCGGCCATGAGCATCTCCAGTTTCACCGTGTGCATGAATGCCCTGCGGCTGAACCTGTTCAAGATCCATGATGCCAGCCATGACAAAAAACGGGAAAACAGGGCCAGGGCCATGGTGGAAAGCGAAACCTTCCAGGTGGCCGGACCCCAGGTGGCAGCGGACGGCGGCCATACAGTGGTGCTGGATGTAAAGGGTATGATGTGCGCCCATTGCGAAGCGCACGTGAAGAAGAACCTGGAGGCCCTGGACGGGGTAATCAGCGCCAAAGCTGACCATACCACCGGCCGGGTGGAGGTCCGGGAATCCAGGGAGGTACCGGAAAATGACTTCAAGAGTGCCATCCTGAAAGCCGGGTACGAATACGAGGGAATCGAGGCCTGA
- a CDS encoding HD domain-containing protein translates to MTPETFLALLIRAGKLKTSVRHCWLAKGRQESVADHSWRMALMALLLAHVPEFSQVDLDRVIHLCLIHDLGEAFTGDIPTFQKGRADREEENRIYQDWLQTFPEEDRKEWAALLTEWESQTSKEAQVARALDKLEAVISHNESDIRTWLPLEHSLQFTYPEKAVSFSPWLKALKQLVDQWTRQKEKDAGFCTPSAGQGAAGRPWSRA, encoded by the coding sequence ATGACCCCTGAAACCTTCCTTGCCCTCCTGATCCGGGCAGGAAAACTAAAGACTTCCGTGCGCCACTGCTGGCTGGCAAAAGGACGGCAGGAAAGCGTGGCGGATCACAGCTGGCGCATGGCCCTGATGGCTCTGCTCCTGGCCCATGTTCCTGAATTTTCCCAAGTGGATCTGGACCGGGTGATCCATCTCTGCCTGATCCATGATCTGGGCGAAGCCTTTACCGGTGACATCCCTACCTTCCAGAAAGGCCGGGCTGACCGGGAGGAAGAAAATCGGATCTACCAGGATTGGCTCCAGACCTTTCCGGAAGAAGACCGGAAAGAATGGGCGGCCCTGCTCACCGAATGGGAATCCCAGACATCAAAAGAGGCCCAGGTGGCCAGGGCCCTGGACAAGCTGGAAGCCGTCATCAGCCACAACGAATCGGATATCCGCACCTGGCTGCCTTTGGAACATTCCCTGCAATTCACCTATCCGGAAAAGGCAGTATCTTTTTCTCCCTGGCTGAAAGCATTGAAGCAGCTGGTGGACCAGTGGACAAGGCAAAAGGAAAAAGATGCAGGTTTCTGTACTCCCTCAGCCGGGCAGGGTGCCGCTGGCCGACCATGGAGCCGAGCGTAA
- a CDS encoding DUF2971 domain-containing protein — MSICQENRVIYHYCSVSGFMNILQNQCLWLTEASFTNDAWENRMLDPIFEEALEQLVEEGEIACSQMDLARDLYYHHSACFIYLGCFSEEGDILPQWRSYADDGRGFAIGFNPREMGFDCSTVHLNADFANKYYLKKVIYMTESYGEQFLPLARNWIRMRLTRGKHLNDREIRRAIADDATFSSLRYYCKDASFATEKELRALWLPVLMKDEEGHMAAGNRKAYKQIRFRPEASRLVPYTEMPFSRSAIREIVLGPKNDMKDHLDILKLFLAANGYDDRTLTLKISKSSYR; from the coding sequence ATGTCCATTTGTCAGGAAAACCGAGTGATCTACCATTATTGTTCTGTCAGCGGATTCATGAACATCCTGCAGAACCAGTGTCTCTGGCTGACAGAAGCCTCTTTTACCAATGATGCCTGGGAGAACCGGATGCTGGACCCGATCTTTGAAGAGGCTCTGGAACAGCTGGTAGAAGAGGGGGAGATTGCCTGCAGCCAGATGGATCTGGCAAGGGATCTGTATTATCACCATTCGGCCTGTTTCATCTACCTGGGCTGTTTTTCAGAGGAGGGGGACATCCTGCCCCAATGGCGCAGCTACGCAGATGATGGCCGGGGATTTGCCATCGGCTTCAATCCCCGGGAGATGGGGTTCGACTGTTCCACGGTCCACCTGAACGCGGATTTTGCCAACAAGTACTATTTGAAGAAAGTCATCTATATGACAGAAAGCTATGGAGAACAGTTCCTGCCTCTGGCACGGAACTGGATCCGCATGCGGCTGACCCGGGGAAAACACCTGAACGACCGGGAAATCCGCCGGGCCATTGCCGATGATGCCACGTTCTCGTCTCTGCGCTATTACTGCAAGGATGCCAGCTTCGCCACGGAAAAAGAACTGCGGGCCCTGTGGCTTCCCGTCCTGATGAAGGACGAGGAGGGCCATATGGCCGCGGGCAACCGGAAAGCCTACAAGCAGATCCGGTTCCGCCCCGAGGCCAGCCGGCTGGTGCCGTATACGGAGATGCCCTTCAGCCGCAGTGCCATACGGGAAATCGTACTGGGACCCAAGAACGACATGAAGGATCACCTGGATATCCTCAAACTGTTCCTGGCAGCCAATGGGTATGACGATCGGACCCTCACTCTCAAGATTTCCAAATCATCTTATCGCTAA
- a CDS encoding LytR/AlgR family response regulator transcription factor, whose translation MFHIALCDNDPTQCDQFTRCIQKLPQPAEPLQLQHYSHGRSLLEDYRQGVRFNLVILGTVREGERLLALARAVRRFDAQVPIMVLAATGRYSLEGYEIPLYRYYKEPLQPYVFTQDLQDLLKQDLFSQRQPFLFSNWQGLHRLTLEEILYFKSEGSRILVATEHESYVYRESIRTLEHRLERFLFQRVHRSYLVNLRWIRNVWGRELTLRNDKILPLAAHRSRELRQRMLQLASRFCN comes from the coding sequence ATGTTCCACATTGCCCTTTGCGACAACGATCCCACCCAATGCGACCAATTCACCCGCTGCATCCAAAAACTGCCCCAGCCTGCCGAACCGCTCCAGCTCCAGCACTATTCCCACGGCCGTTCCCTTCTGGAAGATTACCGGCAGGGCGTCCGTTTCAATCTGGTGATCCTGGGCACGGTCCGGGAAGGGGAGCGGCTCCTTGCCCTGGCCCGGGCCGTCCGCCGCTTCGATGCCCAGGTTCCCATCATGGTCCTGGCAGCCACCGGCCGATATTCTCTGGAAGGCTATGAGATTCCCCTCTATCGCTACTACAAAGAACCTCTTCAGCCCTATGTGTTCACCCAGGATCTCCAGGACCTGCTGAAACAGGACCTGTTCTCCCAGCGCCAGCCGTTTTTGTTCAGCAACTGGCAGGGGCTGCACCGGCTGACCCTGGAGGAGATTCTCTACTTCAAGTCCGAAGGATCCAGGATCCTGGTGGCCACGGAACATGAAAGCTATGTCTACCGGGAGTCCATCCGCACCCTGGAACATCGTCTGGAACGATTCCTGTTCCAGCGGGTGCATCGCAGCTATCTGGTCAATCTGCGCTGGATCCGGAATGTGTGGGGCCGGGAACTGACCCTGCGCAATGACAAGATCCTTCCCCTGGCGGCCCATCGGTCACGGGAACTGCGTCAGCGGATGCTGCAGCTGGCCAGCCGGTTCTGCAACTGA
- a CDS encoding capsule assembly Wzi family protein produces the protein MRINTLRFLLPLLLGSLSAPLPALARVTANVPVDSPYYDTVDKLSAMGYLQSLPNGARPYSRQQLAGWAMEAEQRAETKPLPGYLADELRALETYVAPEMDLARGKTASDPIRLRQVSAGVGYRHGDAFTYGDRSTGSSWGPFSQNRNGHKLGRNGMATVLVEASGNLGSETAVSLRGRAAWDRDNEGTASLEEGYLKTRTGAWAWEAGREALTWGQGAGGHLLLGNNMKPLTLVQTHLNEPIQAGGFLKFLGQVDFHAFYGRLDGERAEDAARSGRRDYNHPGLLGLRLDVTPAPWFTLGLSRVSLLGGDGNGLSRSDWGHWFNGHNVDSHDKWDDMGGFDFRLRLPGIQFYGEMYGEDQAQGLPSDWGWRGGLYLPQLTGDGAWDLTLETAYTNRDGYRHGTFQQGWTYSGDILGDAMGTDSRTYYARVNHYLPGETHLGLYYQRTEKDRGQEGPRVDELALTGRKKLGTDLYLDGTLGYARVRQGRGDHTWFAGAQVDWQL, from the coding sequence ATGAGAATCAATACCCTGCGTTTCCTGCTTCCCCTGCTGCTGGGAAGCCTTTCTGCGCCCCTGCCGGCCCTGGCCCGGGTGACGGCCAATGTGCCGGTGGACAGTCCCTATTACGATACCGTGGATAAGCTTTCAGCCATGGGATATCTGCAAAGCCTTCCCAATGGAGCCCGGCCCTATAGCCGGCAGCAGCTGGCCGGGTGGGCCATGGAGGCGGAACAGCGGGCAGAGACGAAACCCCTGCCCGGCTATCTGGCTGATGAACTCCGGGCTCTGGAAACGTATGTGGCACCGGAAATGGATCTGGCTCGGGGAAAGACCGCCTCGGATCCGATTCGCCTGCGCCAGGTCAGCGCAGGGGTCGGGTATCGTCATGGAGATGCCTTTACCTACGGAGACCGGTCTACAGGCAGCAGTTGGGGTCCTTTCAGCCAGAACCGGAACGGACATAAGCTGGGGCGGAACGGCATGGCAACAGTCCTGGTGGAAGCCAGCGGCAACCTGGGCAGTGAAACGGCGGTTTCCCTGCGGGGACGGGCAGCCTGGGACAGGGACAATGAAGGCACGGCCAGCCTGGAAGAAGGGTATCTGAAGACTCGTACCGGGGCCTGGGCCTGGGAAGCGGGGCGGGAAGCCTTGACCTGGGGCCAGGGAGCGGGTGGCCATCTGCTTCTGGGCAACAATATGAAGCCCCTTACCCTGGTGCAGACCCATTTGAACGAACCCATCCAGGCCGGAGGTTTTTTGAAGTTCCTGGGCCAGGTGGATTTCCACGCCTTCTACGGACGTCTGGATGGGGAACGGGCCGAAGATGCCGCCCGCTCCGGTCGTCGTGATTACAACCATCCGGGGCTCCTGGGCCTGCGGCTGGACGTGACACCGGCTCCCTGGTTTACCCTGGGACTTTCCCGGGTATCCCTCCTGGGCGGGGATGGCAACGGCCTTTCCCGTTCCGACTGGGGGCACTGGTTCAACGGACACAATGTGGACAGCCATGACAAATGGGACGATATGGGCGGCTTCGATTTCCGCTTGCGTCTGCCCGGGATACAGTTCTACGGGGAGATGTACGGCGAGGATCAGGCCCAGGGGCTGCCCAGTGACTGGGGATGGCGGGGCGGACTCTATCTGCCCCAGCTTACTGGAGACGGGGCCTGGGATCTGACACTGGAAACGGCCTATACCAACAGGGACGGGTACCGTCATGGGACCTTCCAGCAGGGATGGACGTACAGCGGGGACATCCTGGGGGATGCCATGGGCACCGACAGCCGTACATACTATGCCCGGGTGAACCATTATCTGCCCGGGGAGACCCACCTGGGACTGTACTACCAGCGTACAGAAAAAGACCGGGGCCAGGAAGGACCCCGGGTGGATGAACTGGCTCTGACCGGCCGGAAGAAGCTGGGGACGGATCTCTACCTGGATGGCACCCTGGGCTATGCACGGGTCCGGCAGGGCCGGGGGGACCATACCTGGTTTGCCGGAGCCCAGGTGGACTGGCAGCTGTAA